A region from the Triticum urartu cultivar G1812 chromosome 1, Tu2.1, whole genome shotgun sequence genome encodes:
- the LOC125546574 gene encoding trihelix transcription factor GT-3b-like: MDPFHHLNTAFSNPYHPLLSSSPPHPYHPPPPLPPPPAADPPERERLPQWSHAETAAFLAIRADLDHSFLSTKRNKALWEAVSARLNAQGGFARTPDQCKSKWKNLVTRFKGTASDAQAEAAGGGDHHAGAAARGSFPFHDEMRRIFDARVERARALEAKKAKGKDAAARRDPDDDGGGEGGEDEDDEEEAEMFDEEEGRADAETRGAGKKRRRKAAPARTASAGGGVEIGEVEAVLREFMRRQMEMEERWMEAAEARDAERRAREEEWRAAMVALGEERLALVRRWREREDAWRARAEEREERRHQLVAALLAKLGGDTSS, encoded by the coding sequence ATGGATCCCTTCCACCACCTCAACACCGCCTTCTCCAATCCCTACCACCcgctcctctcctcctcccctccccaCCCCTACCACccgccgccccccctcccccctccgcCCGCCGCCGACCCGCCCGAGCGGGAGCGCCTGCCGCAGTGGTCGCACGCCGAGACGGCCGCCTTCCTCGCCATCCGCGCCGACCTCGACCACTCCTTCCTCTCCACCAAGCGCAACAAGGCCCTCTGGGAGGCCGTCTCCGCGCGCCTCAACGCGCAGGGCGGCTTCGCGCGCACCCCCGACCAGTGCAAGTCCAAGTGGAAGAACCTCGTCACCAGGTTCAAGGGCACGGCCAGCGACGCGCAGGCCGAGGCCGCTGGCGGCGGGGACCACCACGCCGGCGCGGCGGCGAGGGGCAGCTTCCCGTTCCACGACGAGATGCGGAGGATCTTCGACGCGCGGGTCGAGAGGGCGCGCGCATTGGaggccaagaaggccaaggggaagGACGCCGCCGCGCGGCGCGATCCGgacgacgatggcggcggcgagggcggcgaggaCGAGGACGACGAAGAGGAGGCGGAGATGTTCGACGAGGAGGAGGGCAGGGCCGATGCGGAGACGCGGGGCGCGGGGAAGAAgcggaggaggaaggcggcgccggcgaggacCGCATCAGCGGGAGGAGGGGTCGAGATTGGCGAGGTGGAGGCCGTGCTGCgggagttcatgcggcggcagaTGGAGATGGAGGAGCGGTGGATGGAGGCCGCGGAGGCGCGCGACGCCGAGCGCCGGGCGCGCGAGGAGGAGTGGCGCGCTGCCATGGTCGCGCTCGGCGAGGAGCGGCTCGCGCTCGTGCGCCGCTGGCGCGAGCGCGAGGACGCGTGGAGGGCGCGCGCCGAGGAGCGCGAGGAGCGCCGGCACCAGCTCGTCGCCGCCCTGCTGGCCAAGCTCGGCGGCGACACGTCGTCCTAA